In Actinomycetota bacterium, the sequence CACAGCACCAGCGCCCCGATCCACGAGCCCACAGACGGCGGTGTCGTCAAGCGTCGGCGCAGCGTGAGCGGCGGCGGGCCGGCGATGGCTGTCGGCAGGTCGGCGTCGATCTCCGGAAGGTAGCCGTTTCACTCTATGGTGCTGCGCATGTCCGGAGGCGATCAGGCCATGCGAGCGCTGGGGGACCAGCTCCCGGTGCCGCTGTTCGAGGAGACGGCGTGGACGGTGCCGCCGCCCCTGTCGCAGGCGACGGTGGCCATCTGCACCTCGGCCGCGCTTCATCGCGAGGGCCACGAGCACTTCACCCCCACCGACACGAGCTTCCGGGTGATCGAGCGTGCCGAGCGCGATCTCGTCCTCGGGCACTGGTCGCCGAACTTCGACCGCACCGGGTTCACCATCGATCTCGACGTGGTGTACCCGATCGACCGGTTGGAAGACCTCGCCGCGACCGGGAAGATCGGTGCAGTTGCACCTCGGCACATCGCGTTCGCCGGCAACCAGCCCGACGACGTGGCGACAGTGAGGCTCGACACCGGTCCCGCGGCAGCCGCCGTGCTACGCCGCGACGGCGTCGACGTGGTCGTGCTCACACCCGTTTGACCGCTCTGCACGCGTACCGTGAGTACGCTCGCCCACGTCTTCGAAGCAGCAGGGCTGGCCACCGTGGTCCTCGCCTCCAACCGCTCGGTCGTCGAGCGGATGCGCCCGCCCCGCGCGCTCTACTGCGACTTCCCGCTCGGGCGCCCGCTCGGCAAGCCCGGCGACGCCACCTTCCAGCTCGACGTGCTCGCCGAGGCGTTCGCGCTGCTCGATGCGCCGAGCGGCCCGGCGCTGGCCGACTACCCCGAGGTGGTCGAGTCCGACGAGGAGCCGCTGGCGTGCGCGCTGCCACCGCGCTTCGACGCCTCGCTGCCACCGGCTGTCGACGAGGCCCAGGGCCTGCGCAAGGCGTACGAGCGCGGTCGCGCCCGACGGGGGCGAACGTCGGTGGGCGCGGCGATAGCTCCCGAACAGGTGCCCGACGCGCTGGGCGCTCTCCACCAGATCGCGAGCGGCGCTTCGCCGTGGACCGAGGTGTCGATTCCCGGCAAGAACACCATCGCCGTCTGCAACGACGTGCGCACGTACTACGAAGAAGCCGCGATCGAGCTCGTCGACGGCCCCCCGCCGGGAGGTCGGGCCGCCGAGGCCTGGTACTTCGAGCGCACCGAGGCCGGCAAGGTGGTGCTCGCCGCCCGGGCGGCGATGAAGGAGCAGGGCGCGCCGTTCCCGTTCTGGTTCTACATGGCACCCGGCCACCGCTGAACCCGACGCTGGGTCAGTCGTCGGCACCGATGACGCAGAACCGGTTGCCCTCGGTGTCGGCGAGCACGACGAAGTCGGGGTCGGCCGGGTAGAGGTCCCAGTCCACACGCGTCGCCCCGAGCCCGACCAGCCGCTCGACCTCGCGCTGCTGGTCGGCCACGGTGCCGGCCCACAGGTCGAGGTGGACGCGCGGGTGCTGCTGCACCGGGCTCTCGCTGACGTCGAGCGCGAGGCGAGGCCCATCGCCGCTCGCCGGTACGAGGATGGTGAAGTCGTCTTCCGGCGCGAGCGTGCGCCTGGGCACGTACCCCAGCGCAGCGCACCAGAACTCGACTGCGCGATTGATGTCGTGCACGCCCATGACGACGCTGCCGATGCTCAGCATCGGCTCAGTCTTCTCGCTGCCGCGGCTGCGGCGCTGCCTCGATGAAGATGCACTCGCCCGGGCAGTCGTCTGCCGCGTCGATCGCCCGTTGCTGCAACCCGAGGGGCACGTGGACGGCGCTGCCGGCTCCGCCGGGATCGTTGCCCACGCCGAGCTCGTCACGCACGTAGGAGATGCCGTCTTCGAGGAGGACGAACAGCTCCGGGCAGTGGTCGGTGCAGAGTCCGTCGCCGGTGCACAGGTCCTGGTCGATCCACACCCTCATCACGGCCTCCTCAGGCCTGCGATCGTACCGTTGGCCCGACGCCACCCTCACTGGAGCTGAAGCGGGGTGTCGGGCAGCTTCCAGCTCTCCGCCTCGTCGTCTGGCGCATCGGGGGGAAGGGTCCCGAGGTGCTCTTCGATCCGGCGCAGCGAGGCCTCGACCTTCTCGGTCCCGTCCTTCGACTCGGCGCTGCCCTTGTGGATGTACAGCGACGCCATCACCACGAACGCGAAGAGCTGGAGGAACTCCGACTGCCAGTTCTCGAGCGTGGACTGCGCGAAGTCGGCGAAGAAGTCGCCCGCGGTGACCTCTTGGCCGAGGGATCGCTGTGCGTCCGTGAACGTCTGCCACTGAGCTATCGCGTGGCCCACCCAGGTGCCGAAGAACAGCAAGACAAGCCCGAGGCCGAGCCCGAACTCGCGCCAGACGCCGCGCTCGCGCGACCGTCCCACCCAGATGCTGCGGGCCAGCGTCCAGAGCAGGAACACCAGGCAAGCAACTGCCAAGAGGGTGGCTACCCCGAGTGCCCACGCCCCAGTGCTCACGCTCCGTCCTCCCTCGCGATTCGCGGATTCTGCCGGGGCGATTACCCGCGAGCGGCGCGGAGGAAACCGATCAGCGGACGTAGCCCATGACGTCGACGATGACGTGGGCCTGGCCGGACGCGTTGGCGATGGACAGTGCGCCGCCGGAACCGAGCCGTGTCATCACCAGGTTGGGGATGGTCCGCCCGGCCGTCCAGTTGAGGTTCGACGAGGTCGGCCGTGCCGTACCTGCTGGCCACAGGGAGAGGTAGCTGCTCGCCGTGGTGCCGGCCACGGTGACGTTGACGATCACCCCGGTGGCGTTGCTCGGCACACCGCCACGCCCGGCCACCTGCACCTGCCGGGTCTCGCCGGGACCGAGCGCTCGCGCCGCGGTGCCGACACCGCCGCGGGTGTCGAAGATGCGCACCGGATCGACGGCGACCGTCTGCCCGCCATCTGATCCGTAGTAGCCGAGCACGTCGACGATCAGGTGGGTCGATGTCTCCGCTGCCGCGAGGCGAATGCGCCCTCCCGCGCCGACGCGCACGACGGCCAGGTTCGGTCGATCCTGCGCGAAGACCAGGTTGAGGTTCGACGCGTTCGGTCGC encodes:
- a CDS encoding selenoprotein B glycine/betaine/sarcosine/D-proline reductase, which translates into the protein MRALGDQLPVPLFEETAWTVPPPLSQATVAICTSAALHREGHEHFTPTDTSFRVIERAERDLVLGHWSPNFDRTGFTIDLDVVYPIDRLEDLAATGKIGAVAPRHIAFAGNQPDDVATVRLDTGPAAAAVLRRDGVDVVVLTPV
- a CDS encoding VOC family protein; translated protein: MLSIGSVVMGVHDINRAVEFWCAALGYVPRRTLAPEDDFTILVPASGDGPRLALDVSESPVQQHPRVHLDLWAGTVADQQREVERLVGLGATRVDWDLYPADPDFVVLADTEGNRFCVIGADD
- a CDS encoding ferredoxin; the encoded protein is MRVWIDQDLCTGDGLCTDHCPELFVLLEDGISYVRDELGVGNDPGGAGSAVHVPLGLQQRAIDAADDCPGECIFIEAAPQPRQRED